In Falco biarmicus isolate bFalBia1 chromosome 7, bFalBia1.pri, whole genome shotgun sequence, a single window of DNA contains:
- the LOC130153230 gene encoding translation initiation factor IF-2-like produces MRCPAVPVRLEKPRNLRRPLAGACRGVKATRVTQPVYTTAREPEGWVRPCKPCGTRCSALWQRPRKRVCKYNGALLWPPSAHGASPPRVYHGSVKRKMTKDCERRSTRYTAEPGRTQSLRAQGAAGCRPPRGPRRTSGPGRASPHPTPPPPPGLAASPHGPPALPLPRTGPQARPEARCPARALGRAGPAGGGRPALPCPAPAPAAAGGGGPSAPRGSRGPGRGRAYNKQHRCHAGRAAGSPSLLPAITTQSQHWCLQRTQ; encoded by the coding sequence ATGCGCTGCCCAGCAGTCCCAGTAAGGCTGGAGAAGCCCAGGAACTTGAGGCGCCCGCTGGCTGGTGCCTGCCGAGGAGTTAAGGCAACACGTGTTACGCAGCCGGTTTACACCACGGCGAGGGAACCGGAGGGCTGGGTCAGGCCGTGTAAGCCCTGCGGAACGCGCTGCTCCGCGTTATGGCAGCGGCCCCGCAAGCGGGTCTGTAAGTACAATGGGGCGCTTCTCTGGCCGCCCAGCGCCCACGGTGCCTCTCCACCTCGGGTGTATCATGGCAGCGTCAAACGGAAAATGACAAAGGACTGTGAAAGACGGTCAACACGGTACACGGCAGAACCAGGCAGAACGCAGAGCCTGCGTGCGCAGGGGGCCGCAGGgtgccggcccccgcggggaCCCCGCCGCACctcggggccgggccgcgcctcACCTCACCCaaccccgccgccgccgccgggcctCGCCGCCTCCCCGCAcggccccccggccctgcccctgccccgcaCGGGTCCGCAGGCCCGGCCCGAAGCCCGGTGCCCGGCCCGGGCGCTGGGCCGCGCTGGGCCCGCGGGAGGCggccgccctgccctgccctgccctgcccctgcgccggccgcggcggggggtgggggccCCTCTGCCCCACGGGGGAGCCGGGGGCCGGGGCGAGGGAGGGCGTATAATAAACAGCATCGCTGTCATGCGGGCAGGGCTGCCGGCTCCCCAAGCCTCCTCCCCGCGATAACAACCCAG